tagtaggagaatctcttacctggagattttagccaaacaaggtactccctagttgacagtaaaaattctccaattaacttgtcctaatcataaaaggaacacttagtatcttaattaatgaaattggcaattggctaacacccaaaaatcctcccaaattaattaactttctaaaaattggggttgaaaccaattcaaccttgattgggaaaaatccaagatttagatcttaaaaagtttagccaattgaaccttttacagaaaacccaaatagatccaaaattaaattaataaaacattaatttaattttattggcttaccaaggttactcagatggaggttggaaaatcctcttatccttgatgaaaaattcatcactttaaatcctcaagcttccaaagagaccaatcttaacttcaactgaggcggcgacaggagagggttatcttagggaagaagataaagaacctttttcttttttctttaattccatcttaagcattccaatgctatttataaacccaaataataacaataataataataattattattatttccttttccttttccttttaggatatatatatatatatataatatcaaaaaaatatacatatatctttattctcattatctttcctaaatcaatgacttaatcttaggcatttataaccattagtaataataataatacttctttattattattatttttctctcaccaaaatctacaataaatatatatttatttaaaccattattctctcttataaatatatatctttttcgtccaatcaaaatcaatcatctctctcttcatgaattattttcttttccaaataaatataattatattccataatataattaactacacttttccaaattattaattaaatatatatatccatatatatatactcaattaattacaattccaccaaaactaacttttccctccaaaatctcaaattaacttaagtcctcaattaatttaatcaattaaatcttttctaataaatcacttataacttccaacatgaattatcttaactcaaccataacaacttcactccataaacaatatttatcttcctacataataattaattatcttccacaataactaattgttatttatctttcttcaaaacaattaattatcttccacaataattaattattatttatcttctccaaagtaattaattatccttttacaaataattatattttcccaaaatataattattttactttttctcccttaccaaatatcttatctccaaaatacaattaccttttccttaaatagttatattttaacaaatataattatcttttcctttaacataataattatatatatatttccacgtatacatataattatcaaatctccaacaaactttccatcctacggtttaattaaataacgtccataattatttaattaaattcaacttcaacaacactaaaatccacaactttacttaatcctcttaacctaccatttaataaaaactcaacaaacaccacgtgtcaaaacctctaattaattaaatattcatccaagaaatatttaattaaattttaattcccacttaaatcaaataattctcattaaatggattcaaaataacgcccaataaattaaatctagataaacaaaattaagataactgactccaaaattatctaaatttttggggcgttacaagtgggtcccttactgagtatttttatactcactctctccattttatgttttcaggtagaggacgaggcaagggcaagggcaagctggcgagcgacccgaagtgagaccgtgaagggccatagggactaccgcttccgcttatctttatttcagactttccatttgagtttgagtacttttcattacttaccatcttttatgtagatagggcccgagtaggacttcagaacgcatttacactctttttttttttgcatggctaccttgtttaatttttcataaatgaaatttcttaaaccgtatgcattttaataaattttatgactcaaaccacttgttctatattgagtaatgacttcgattcagtataaggagttgggtcgttacacattACAAGAAAATTGGCATTTAACGATACAAAATAAGTGTCATGAACAGTTTCAGTGACACATATTTTGCATCTTGAAACCCTATAAAGATAGGACGTTTAACGACACATCTAAAAAAGTGTGGTTAATATTGCTTAAACGATATTGATTTAATGTCAATAATCAAATTCTCTTGAGATTTACCACCTACTACTATTAATTAGATTACGACACaagaaaattatatattaaacaaaaataagttttgattcaaaataaaaatgttgTTCCAAACATAGTAGAGTTTTATAGACATTTCCTTCCATGTATCCTTTTCTGGAAGAGATTGCcctataaatatatttcatttGTTCATTTGTTAGGGGTAATGACTCTTTATTGCATAGCCATGATTACTATAATAAAGTaacatattatatataatttttaagttATCCATATCTAAGAAAACAGAACTatgtgtatgtgtatatatatgatGCATTTGAATTTTGCTAAATTAAAACTACGTGTACCATAATATATgataatttagaaaattttcatatacGCCTCTCTTATAATACAATTAAATCCTTACCTACATTTTTCTAATTTGTACTTGCCTAACATAAAACTTCGTTTAGCTGAGATAATGCATAAACTTTTGGTCCAAATATCCAAGATGAATTAGAATTGTTTtagatatatataatttatattatcaAATAAAAGTAAAGATAAAGTTCAAAACCAATGTCACGTTTATCGTAgataatatgaaaaataaatccATTTGATCATGTTTGTTGTTACACTCCTATTTCGTCTAAAATACAAAGTGATTGACGAACATAGGCTAATCAATTCAATTGTGTTTAAACATTTTGTAGGACCCACTGGCCCTAACCAATATCATTATTACCATTACAATACGATTACTATTTCAATACGAAAGTTAAGAATCGTAGTAAAGTTAAAATGAGGAAGGTGATGATAATAGTAAATGTGAGAAATGATTCATGATATCCTATGTAAATGTGATTAAAAAAATACTTCACATACATTTGCAGTTGAGGCCAATGATGAATTTATTATACTAATTTTGATTATAGTTCGGTAAAGATGATCGAGatgaaaacataaaagaaaaattgaaacaaattcaAATCAAAAGTAACAAAGATGAAATTAATAATTGGTTAAAAATTACTATTGGTTCTTAAACTTTTCTAAAAGTAACCATTTGGTCCATGAATTTTCAAAGGTAATAATTTAGTCCCTAAACTTTCTAATTAGTACCAATTTAGTCTCTTCGTTATAAATTCTATTAACTTACGAATGAAATTATGAAATTACATCTATGTGTGGAGGTATTAAGTAAGTCATATCTTTATACGTGAGTCATATCTTCAATATGTATCAAGTAAGGAAGTTCAATTTACTGATTTTGATCTAGATTATCGATCATCTTTTTTTAGATAATTGGTATTGTGGCAAAGTTGAGATACTATAATTATCGAAAGTTGTGGAGGTAAAGATTCAACAAAGACGAtgatgattttaaaaaagaTGTCATGGAGTTAATTATTGTTTTAGATGACCGGATTTTCATATTCTTTTATTATAAGAATAttctttattttgattttttaatctTATTGTTGTATACATTTTATAAAACTTAAGATAAGCAAAACGGGAACCTCATTCCTCTATCCCCTAGATCATGCAACCAACAAGCTTAGACTAATTACTATATTGAGTTTTAGCAAAGATAAGTACGTAATTGAAGGTACAATGACAATTACAGTAGCCCACGTAATTCAAACAACAATTTATGGTGATTAGGATTTGCAAGAGCagataaaataacaaaataaattgaataaaagATTTAATTGAATCATTGTGTTAAAAGAAGTGGAACGAAGGGCAccaattagaaagaaaaataaaggaagaaataAAAGAATAGTTAGGGTTTTGAAAGAGCAAAGAGTAGGAAATAACAGAGTTTGAGGAGGAAATGCCATTTTTAAGAAATATATGATAAAAAAGGAGTAGAATGGGAGGAAACCATAAatttaccctttttttttttctctaataaCTTATTCTACgctcttttccttttctctaaATACATTTATTTTTCAAGGAGGATGACATGTGGCACAGTCTCACCAATTCCGTTAGTAGGTTAATAGAATTTCTAATCCATGGACTAAATTAGAAAGTTGGGTGTCTAAATCGTTATTTTTAAAAGCTTAGGGCCAAGTCATTATTTTTAAGAAAGTTTAAGGACCGGTAGTGATGAGTAATCTTctatttatatatgtatatttttttttctccattaTACCATTGAGTTTAGTTCTATATTCCAaattattttttggttttatggtaaatttatttttaattttacttttttgtaatatatataattataaaagacACACCTTCTTCCACTACCTTTTGAGTTAATAATATTTAAGTTTAGTGGAATTAAAATATGCACTACGTGAAAAGTTAAATGCAAATGAGTTTTCATTTAcccattatttttttaattaattgtacTTAAGTTTAGTAGAAATGTGAAGAGTTGGAATGTAAAAAGTTTTTCATTTACAATTTTACAAATtagttataaattaaatatcttattaattcaattaacaatacaaatttaaaacttaaaagttgaaaagttcattttttttttatataaaatgctttatttatttctttttaccAACGTTGTTATTAAGAAATTTGGATTCATCCAATGGATTGTATAATGAGACTAGATTGATATGTTGATAATTTagcaaaaatattatacatgTTGAAATAGCAATGAGTGATCATGTAGGAAAACAAGTTTTTCTTCCACGAATACCATTAAACCCACAAAATGAAAATGGATATCCATTCAAGTTCAAGAGAAAACAATTCCTCATTCATTTATGCTTTGCAATGACAATTAACAAAGCATAATGACAACAATTTCTAATGTTgaaatatatctttttgaaaaaTGAGTTTTCTCACGGACAACTTTATGTTACACTATCGCgagaaatttcaatgaagaCAACAAAAATTTGAATCAAGCCCATAGTTGACAATAAGTTACtttcaaattataaaaataaaatattgcttataaataaatcattttttttatatacatacAAGTCTTACATTTatattcttatattttaatctttttttccATGTACATATAATTCTATTACATCTAGAATTTCGTACATTTAAATTTAGTATAACCAAAACATATACATGGAATGTTTACTTATAATTTAAAGTTAGACTCTTTCGCCGGTTTAACCAAATGTGAGTAAAGTATTAATTAGGGTGTGAAAGGAATACCAAATGAGGGTTTGCCATCTTTGATTTGAGTAACGTCCAGGTTCAATGTACCATTACTTTTGTGAGTACAAAACCAACCCCGCGTGTGATACACTTTATTCATAGACACCGCCGCCAAGAATGTCACTACAAAACCaaatagtatatataaaaaagataaaagtatGTTATGTATATTTGACTCAAATCTTTTGTCTTGACTACGAATTTTTGTCATCTATTTCttcaactatttaattttttatatccTAATACAgagattaaatatattttttaattgcACATATGAGATATACTAGTAGTATGTCATCCATGacaaattttgaactttttaagTCATCTGGATTTTTGACATATTTTGATATGAATTCAACAAGCttgaatttttttgaatgaaaatgaatttcttttaaacattttttttctaaatcattCAAGATAAGTCCATAAAATTTTTATGGAGATAATTTCTTTATAAACCTAAAATAATTTTGCAATTTGCCAAGATTCAAAactattttattcattttttttctttatatttcgtgaggattaaaaaagaaatattaagaATAGATTAAGAAGCAAATATTATGTTATGTTATTTATTattctatatttgtaaataatatatatatatatatggaaaattatttaaaatagatGTAGATTAACTTGGATGTACAAATGTACACAGAAATATATcacaaaacaacaaaaagatTGTGGCATTTGGGGTCGTGGTCGCCATCATAAAATCTTACAATATGATCTCATCCCTTGTAAATTCACCgctaattaaatttaaaatgggaaagttttaattttcttttccaattaaacaaaaagaaagaaagctgATTACACAATTTAAAGAAAGGGTTgcataaactaaaatattaataaatataattatttttttattttttattgagaTTAAACTCCAACAAATTATTATCTACGTTACCTATCACGATCTATATTGgataaattattatatttgtaattatttttaatagttttaccatttaaaacaatttcttttaaAGGAATGATAATTTATTAAACTTCATCGTCCTTTTAATTCCGTTAAAATTGATTGAAAACCCCACTTaggaattatttaaaattaggTAATAGAAAGATGGTCAAGGATTGAAAATGAGTATTTagtaaaagttaaaaattaaaaatataaatcttaaaatttatgatcaaattgaaacaaaactcaaatattAACGATGAAATTATAACATTTGAAAATCTAAgaactaaattgaaatcaaactcaaaattaagtctcaaaataaaattttaaactttaggaaccaaataaaaattaaatccaAAACCTAGAACTAAATGAAAATATGACTCGTAAATTTTGTTCAATCAAATGTaaaaagatattttaaataaaaaatttgttgaaaatGTTAACAAATAAAGCAAAATTTCATAGTCGATTAAACATTTGTTAGTGTTTGTCTACTTCTActgcaaaaataaaaatagatagACAAGAGTATAAGAATAGCTTATTGctgtttattaatatttatcaatTGTATTTgagatcttttcaaaaatataaaaaagcaataaaatgtttattctatagaataattcaaaaaacggaaaaaactcaGAGACCCACctttgcgatcatttagatatgactataatctatacgcgatcatttatatatgactatatacgcgatcgtttaaatatgattacaacttatatgcgatcgtttacatatgactacaatttatacacgatcatttagatattactacaatttatcttttcaattacatcgtttaattttgttcattaatcgtttaatttggttacgtttaaatttggggacctaaatctaaatgattttttattcaaaatttggtacatagttttttttaattcttttgttacacgattgtttagatttatttatcgtttacttttttttacacgatctctttatacaatttttaaatttttttttacacgatcgtttacatttggtttcttttaatttttttacaagatagtttacatttgggtattccaatttaaatgatttttttcaagatcctTTATACccgatattttagatttttctattttttttgtacacgacgtaagaaaaggaaaaaaagaaaaacgatgaaaagagatcgcagagaaaaaaaaactcaagaGGAAGACGAAATAAAAGCACGAAGACAAATGACAAGAAAAAGATAGAagacaaacctagaatatttaaaaaatggataactGGCTTTGTTATACTACACataaatagtttgatatttttgttatacAAGTTTCCATtgtattttgctatatttacccatcttttatatttggaaACGGTTGTACTAAAATGGGATACATTTAACAAAATTGAATACTTAAGAAGAggaaaggaggaagaagaagcgCGTGAGGAAATGAGAGTGGGCCCCGTGTCAGGCACGTGATCCCTTTTTGTTGTTcttagaaataaaaataaaaataaatatcaaGCAGAGAATTTCGTTTTCGTTTTcgtttttccttttcaattcccttttttattagtGTTCCTTCGTCCATAGCCAACCAAAATCTGattctcttcttctcttctcttcttctccaCTCACTCACTCTACATTTCTCCAATTACCCACTGCCCTAATCCTCCCTCTCATGACGACGCCGTCGTCATTCGCCGCCTCCACCTCCTCCGTCTTCACCGATCCCACGGTTCAGATTCCTACCTTCCATGGCCTTAAATCCTCCACTTCCCTTGCTTTGGCCAGACATCTCCGCCTCTTCGCCCCTTCtacttcctcttcttcctcttcccgTCCTCTGCTTGTTCGAGCTGTCTCCACGGTACAACCCATCTCCCCCCTTTTTCTTCTCCGTTTTCCGTTTCTACTCTTTCTACTGATTTTGGCGTTTTTACTGCTCTGGATCTTTGTATTTGTTCTAATTGCATGTGGGTTTGCTTTGATTTAATCctatttttgtttcccttttgtttttcttctctaACTTTAACGCTGTTCTGTTTTAGATTGTAATAAATGCAGATgcgattttgtttgttttatacTTTCTGTTTGGACGGTTCGGCCCAGAAGGGCTATTTCTGTTTTCTCTTGTGTTTGATGAACTCATTTCAAGAGAATTTAACTTGGGATGTTTTCTCTTTTACCGAATGTGGGTTCCCCTGAATTTGTTTTAGTTGGAAAAGTGGTTGTGTTGTAAGTGGAGTTCATCACTAATTGCAGCAGGGTGTCGAAAGATTTCTATTGCGCTTCATTTGTAATCGAATATATTCTGCTTTCTATTTTCTTGGCTACTAAAATTACTTTTTGGATGGGttctcttttcttttactttctgCTCTACTTTGGGCACACGTTCGTAGATTATCTTAAAAAATAAGCTATATGTTTCTTTCATTCATTGCATTTGTCTGTATTTTTAACCCATTCCACGGAATGGAGCATGTTTGAGAGATTTTAAAAGGATTAAAATCACTTTTATCTTGTTTAAAATTACTTTGGTCTCAAAATCAGTTCAATGATTAATTTTACACTAACATATTTTTTActgttaaaattaattttgaatgattataaatatttttagtgattttgaaaatgataaaaatgattttaaccattttagaaGCACTCCAAAACATGCTCGAATGCtgttggaataattcttttTGATTCATGTATTTTTGCTATCTAGAGATATGTTTTGGATTAATTAGGTGAATTTTTACTGAGCTAGATTCTTATTCTGTAAAATTTATGGCTTAATTTGCAGCCTGCGAAGCCAGGGGTTGCTGCTGAGCCAAAGCGTAGTAAGGTTGAAATTTTCAAAGAACACAGTAATTATATAAGATACCCTCTTAATGAGGAGTTGTTAACGGATGCCCCTAACATAAATGAGGCTGCCACACAATTGATCAAATTCCACGGGAGCTATCAGCAGTATAATAGGGAAGAGCGTGGACAGAGGTCTTATTCATTCATGCTTCGTACCAAGAATCCTTGTGGGAAAGTGTCGAACCAATTGTACTTAACAATGGATGATCTTGCTGATCAATTTGGAATTGGAACACTTCGTCTAACCACCAGGCAAACATTTCAGCTACATGGAGTTCTCAAGAAGGATCTGAAGACAGTTATGAGCTCCATTATTAGAAGCATGGGTTCAACTCTTGGTGCTTGTGGTGATCTGAACAGGAATGTTCTTGCTCCAGCTGCTCCACTCGTGAGAAAAGATTACCTTTTTGCACAGCAAACTGCAGAAAACATTGCTTCTTTGTTAACTCCTCAATCAGGATTTTATTATGATATGTGGGTAGATGGGGAGAGATTCATGTCATCAGAACCTCCAGAAGTGGTGGAGGCACGTAATGACAATTCTCATGGAACGAATTTTCCAGATTCTCCTGAGCCTATTTATGGAACTCAATTTCTCCctcgaaaatttaaaattgcAGTGACTGTGCCAACAGATAACTCTGTTGATATTCTGACAAATGATATTGGCGTTGTTGTCATTTCTGATGCTGAGGGGGAGCCTCAAGGATTCAACATATATGTAAGTGGATTCAGGACTTACAGAGATTAGAGATTTGGAGTTGATATtgttatttattcatttttgatAAAATTTCCTTGCCCCTATAGCATTTTTGCTTAATGATCTCTGCTGCAGGTTGGAGGAGGCATGGGAAGAACTCATAGAGTTGATACCACTTTCCCTCGATTGGGGGAGCCATTAGGCTACGTTCCAAAGGAAGATATTTTATATGCAGTTAAAGCTATTGTAGTTACACAACGTGAAAATGGTAGAAGAGATGATCGCAAATATAGTAGACTAAAATATCTGATCGGTTCCTGGGGGATTGAAAAATTTAGGAGTGTTGTAGAGCAATATTATGGGAAGAAATTTGAACCCTTTCGCGAATTACCAGAGTGGAAGTTTGAAAGTTACTTGGGGTGGCATGAACAGGTTAGTTTTAACCCTGTAAGACATCTATTTTTATTAGTTCTGGTATTTGAATTGTAATTTCTTTAACTACTGAGGTGAAGTCTAATGTGATCTCCTATATTCAGCCTGCAGTATTCACACTGAAATGTTCAATTCCTGTTGGCTTAATATCTACTAATCTAATATCACTCTTTAGTTTTAGATTATCTATCATCTGTTAGAACTATTAAAACTATATGCACAGTTATTTTGAATGACAATAATTTGTTGAAGACATGgaatgtttattgttttagttGCATTTTTTTCCAATCATGAATGTCGGACTCTTACCTATGTTGAATTAGTATCTATTATAAGTTGAACAAGTATCTTCtatttatatattgaattagaaCCTGTTTTATCTTTATATTTGGACATATTCATGGCAAATGATTTTCCATTAGGATCAATTAAGCTTGAAAATATTATCATATTATTAAATGTGTATCGTAATTAAAAATGTCAGTTAAAGTGATATGGGTCCAGTTTGACATGAGGATATCATTGGAAATTTAATTTTCCTTTTAGGCAATAATGAATGTTGATAACAAATAGCATCATGTCTTGGAAAATAAATACAACAGTCAGTATTAGTAATGTCGAACTTGTTTCTTTTGGAGACACCAGAAGCCACCAGCAAATAAATTATTTCCCTTGAGGGCTAGCTTTAGTCCCTTGGACTTCAACATTTATTGTACTCCTTGTTTGAGAATGTTATCTACCTTTCAGGGGGATGGTCACTTATATTGTGGACTACATGTTGATAGTGGTCGTATTGCTGGGAAAATGAAAAAGACTTTAAGAGAGGTGATAGAGAAATATAATTT
The sequence above is drawn from the Cucumis melo cultivar AY chromosome 2, USDA_Cmelo_AY_1.0, whole genome shotgun sequence genome and encodes:
- the LOC103492027 gene encoding sulfite reductase [ferredoxin], chloroplastic: MTTPSSFAASTSSVFTDPTVQIPTFHGLKSSTSLALARHLRLFAPSTSSSSSSRPLLVRAVSTPAKPGVAAEPKRSKVEIFKEHSNYIRYPLNEELLTDAPNINEAATQLIKFHGSYQQYNREERGQRSYSFMLRTKNPCGKVSNQLYLTMDDLADQFGIGTLRLTTRQTFQLHGVLKKDLKTVMSSIIRSMGSTLGACGDLNRNVLAPAAPLVRKDYLFAQQTAENIASLLTPQSGFYYDMWVDGERFMSSEPPEVVEARNDNSHGTNFPDSPEPIYGTQFLPRKFKIAVTVPTDNSVDILTNDIGVVVISDAEGEPQGFNIYVGGGMGRTHRVDTTFPRLGEPLGYVPKEDILYAVKAIVVTQRENGRRDDRKYSRLKYLIGSWGIEKFRSVVEQYYGKKFEPFRELPEWKFESYLGWHEQGDGHLYCGLHVDSGRIAGKMKKTLREVIEKYNLDVRITPNQNIILTNIRSAWKRPISTVLAQSGLLHPRFVDPLNITAMACPAMPLCPLAITEAERGIPDILKRVRAVFEKVGLKYSESVVIRITGCPNGCARPYMAELGLVGDGPNSYQIWLGGTPNQTSLARTFMDKVKIQDLENVLEPLFYHWKRKRHSKESFGAFANRLGFEKLKELVEKWDGPVLSPARYNLKLFADKDTYEAMDDLAKLQNKNAHQLAMEVIRNYVAAQHNGRTE